In a single window of the Blastopirellula retiformator genome:
- a CDS encoding Gfo/Idh/MocA family protein — translation MSQPTLDRRHWIAQVSAAASSALVFGGLSTAAADEKPRDANSRLGVGAIGLRYQGSVITEKAAAHGDVVALADVDREILEKANHDFGGKSKLMEDYRDLLARDDVDVVMIGTPDHWHSKMVIDACRAGKDVYCEKPLTLTIDEGKTLHNVVRETGRVVQVGSWQRSDSRFRTAVEMVRQGWVGALQRVDIVLGKNKTGGPFAKQPVPKNLNWDLWQGQTPDVAYIPERSHYTFRWWYEYSGGQMTDWGAHHIDIGQWGAGALPVEIEGTAKMPNVADGYNVAIDYHVRYKLDNGVEMTVADNGRNGLMFTGDKGRLFVNRGSLEGAPTEKPLPREEFTLYNFDNLTRPERAGKLDAIVNHMGNFFDCVAARKTPISDVEGQHRSVSTCHLGNISMKLGRKLTWDPKSETFVGDDEANQHLRREQRPGFEVA, via the coding sequence ATGTCACAGCCCACACTCGATCGCCGCCATTGGATCGCGCAAGTTTCGGCTGCCGCCTCTTCGGCGTTGGTCTTTGGCGGCCTTTCGACGGCCGCCGCTGACGAAAAGCCGCGCGACGCCAACTCTCGTCTGGGCGTGGGCGCGATCGGCCTTCGCTACCAAGGCTCGGTCATCACCGAAAAAGCGGCCGCCCATGGCGACGTCGTCGCGCTGGCCGACGTCGACCGAGAAATCCTGGAGAAAGCCAACCACGACTTCGGCGGCAAATCGAAGCTGATGGAAGACTACCGCGATCTGCTCGCTCGCGACGATGTCGATGTGGTGATGATTGGCACGCCGGACCACTGGCACTCGAAGATGGTGATCGATGCGTGTCGCGCCGGCAAAGACGTCTACTGCGAGAAGCCGTTGACGCTGACGATCGATGAAGGGAAGACGCTACACAACGTCGTGCGTGAGACCGGCCGCGTCGTCCAAGTCGGATCGTGGCAACGCAGCGACAGTCGGTTTCGGACCGCGGTCGAAATGGTTCGCCAAGGCTGGGTCGGCGCCCTCCAGCGCGTCGACATTGTCCTGGGCAAGAACAAAACTGGCGGGCCGTTCGCCAAACAGCCGGTTCCCAAGAATCTGAACTGGGATCTATGGCAAGGCCAGACGCCTGACGTCGCGTACATTCCAGAGCGTTCGCACTACACGTTCCGGTGGTGGTACGAATACAGCGGCGGGCAAATGACCGACTGGGGCGCGCACCATATCGACATCGGCCAGTGGGGCGCCGGTGCGCTGCCGGTCGAAATCGAAGGGACCGCCAAAATGCCCAATGTCGCCGACGGATACAACGTGGCGATCGACTACCACGTTCGCTACAAGCTGGACAACGGCGTCGAGATGACGGTCGCCGACAATGGTCGCAACGGCTTGATGTTCACCGGCGACAAAGGACGCCTGTTCGTGAACCGCGGTTCACTGGAAGGGGCGCCGACTGAAAAGCCGCTGCCGCGCGAGGAATTTACGCTCTACAACTTCGACAACCTCACCCGTCCCGAGCGGGCCGGCAAGCTCGACGCGATCGTCAACCACATGGGCAACTTCTTCGACTGCGTCGCCGCCCGGAAGACGCCAATCTCGGACGTCGAAGGTCAACATCGCAGCGTCAGCACCTGCCACTTGGGGAACATCTCGATGAAACTGGGCCGCAAGCTGACCTGGGACCCCAAGAGCGAGACCTTCGTCGGCGACGACGAAGCGAATCAGCACCTCCGCCGCGAGCAACGCCCCGGCTTTGAAGTCGCCTAA
- a CDS encoding AraC family transcriptional regulator codes for MSRRASTPHVALLIETSRTYGRELLHGVRQYVAEHGPWSLLVESRSLESPPPPWLPAWRGDGILTRSGSQTMADAVGRARLPTVELRSTRLEHSFPFVGVDNRSLGKLVAEHFLNRGYRHFAVYQLGAEEYFQQRCENFVQTVADNGYQAQRYHPRNRREQPTQWEQAQQELADWVDNLPKPVGVMACTDQLGFWLLDACRRCGATVPEEVAVVGVENDASLCSMASTPLSSVELNGVAIGYRAAELLEHLMRGGKPPKQPILVDPLGVVTRQSSDVVAVDDPELAAALLFMRENACKGASVADVLRAVAISRSSLERGLRKLLGRSPNQELLRLKLNRAEELLTHTDLTLAAIGERCGFRRTQHLAETFRTFYGVPPGQYRRERRKT; via the coding sequence ATGTCACGTCGGGCCTCCACGCCGCACGTCGCCTTACTAATCGAAACCTCGCGCACCTACGGGCGCGAGCTGCTGCATGGCGTTCGCCAGTATGTCGCCGAGCATGGCCCGTGGTCGCTATTGGTTGAGTCGCGGTCGCTGGAGTCTCCTCCGCCGCCGTGGCTGCCGGCATGGCGTGGCGACGGCATCCTGACCCGAAGCGGCTCGCAAACGATGGCCGACGCGGTTGGTCGCGCACGCCTGCCGACGGTCGAACTCCGCTCGACGCGGCTGGAACATTCCTTCCCCTTCGTCGGCGTCGACAATCGCTCGCTCGGCAAACTGGTGGCGGAGCATTTTCTCAATCGCGGCTATCGCCACTTCGCGGTCTATCAACTTGGCGCCGAGGAATACTTCCAGCAGCGGTGCGAGAATTTCGTGCAGACGGTCGCCGACAACGGCTACCAAGCCCAGCGCTATCATCCCCGCAATCGCCGCGAGCAACCGACCCAGTGGGAACAAGCGCAACAGGAACTAGCCGACTGGGTCGACAATCTGCCAAAGCCGGTTGGCGTGATGGCCTGTACCGACCAGCTCGGCTTCTGGCTATTGGACGCTTGCCGCCGCTGCGGGGCTACCGTGCCCGAGGAAGTCGCCGTGGTTGGCGTTGAAAATGACGCGTCCCTTTGCAGCATGGCAAGCACGCCCCTTTCTAGCGTTGAGCTGAATGGCGTAGCAATCGGCTACCGCGCGGCCGAGCTGCTGGAACATCTGATGCGCGGAGGCAAGCCGCCTAAGCAGCCGATCTTGGTCGATCCGTTGGGCGTGGTGACGCGGCAATCGTCCGACGTCGTGGCGGTCGATGATCCGGAACTGGCGGCGGCGCTCCTCTTCATGCGTGAGAACGCTTGCAAGGGCGCCTCGGTCGCCGATGTACTGCGGGCGGTCGCGATCTCGCGGAGTTCGCTGGAACGAGGCCTGCGAAAACTGCTCGGTCGATCCCCCAACCAAGAGTTGCTGCGACTCAAACTAAACCGGGCCGAAGAGTTGCTGACCCACACCGACCTGACCTTGGCGGCGATCGGCGAGCGGTGCGGCTTCCGTCGAACGCAACATCTGGCTGAAACGTTTCGCACGTTTTATGGCGTTCCTCCCGGGCAGTATCGTCGCGAACGGCGAAAAACCTAG
- a CDS encoding glucuronyl esterase domain-containing protein, translating to MRSIFSLFFALTFAMPLLGQDAKANYDEAKIPDFTLPDPLVAQDGTKITTAEAWEKIRRPELLELFETEVYGKAPTAKPISSRVVSEREVFDDKATERQVRIFLTGDEDGPYADLLLILPKSDKPVPVVAALNFKGNHSLSDDPAIPLTKSWVRNDASNGVTKHVAVEQSRGAAKARWPVERIIDRGYGLATVYYGDIDPDFDDGFQNGIHGAFRTEGDKLAADQWGTIAGWTYGLSRIADYLEEQDAIDHDRMIVMGHSRLGKTALWTGATDPRFDLVISNNSGCGGAALSRRRIGESVWRINKSFPHWFCDNFLKYDNNEDACPVDQHELIALIAPRPVLICSAQEDYWADPKGEFLSGLYADPAYRLLGTDGLAADKMPPVNKLINSRIGYRIRSGGHNVLPSDWEAYLDFADKQLRGK from the coding sequence ATGCGATCTATTTTCTCGCTCTTTTTCGCGCTCACCTTTGCCATGCCTTTGCTCGGTCAAGACGCCAAAGCGAACTACGACGAAGCGAAAATTCCCGACTTCACTCTGCCCGATCCGTTGGTCGCCCAGGACGGGACCAAGATCACGACCGCCGAAGCGTGGGAAAAAATTCGTCGCCCAGAGCTGCTCGAACTGTTCGAGACCGAGGTCTACGGCAAAGCCCCAACGGCGAAACCGATCAGCAGCCGCGTCGTTTCTGAGCGAGAAGTTTTCGACGACAAAGCGACCGAGCGTCAGGTTCGCATCTTTCTGACCGGCGACGAGGATGGCCCGTACGCCGACCTGCTGCTCATCCTTCCCAAAAGCGACAAGCCGGTTCCGGTCGTCGCGGCGCTTAACTTCAAAGGCAATCACTCGCTGAGCGACGATCCGGCGATTCCGCTGACCAAGTCGTGGGTGCGTAACGACGCCTCCAATGGCGTCACCAAACATGTCGCCGTTGAACAGTCGCGCGGCGCCGCCAAAGCGCGCTGGCCGGTCGAGCGAATCATCGATCGCGGCTATGGTCTGGCGACCGTTTACTATGGCGACATCGATCCCGACTTTGACGACGGCTTCCAGAACGGCATCCATGGCGCCTTCCGCACCGAGGGCGACAAGCTGGCCGCCGACCAATGGGGCACGATCGCTGGGTGGACGTATGGCCTGTCGCGAATCGCCGACTACCTGGAAGAACAAGACGCGATCGATCACGACCGCATGATCGTGATGGGGCACTCGCGACTCGGCAAAACGGCGCTGTGGACCGGCGCGACCGATCCTCGTTTTGACCTGGTGATCTCCAACAACTCGGGCTGCGGCGGAGCGGCGCTCAGCCGTCGTCGAATCGGCGAGTCGGTCTGGCGGATCAACAAATCGTTCCCTCATTGGTTTTGCGACAACTTCCTGAAGTACGACAACAACGAAGACGCCTGCCCAGTCGACCAGCACGAGTTGATCGCGTTGATCGCTCCGCGACCGGTGCTGATCTGCAGCGCCCAGGAAGACTACTGGGCCGATCCAAAGGGCGAGTTCCTGTCGGGACTGTACGCCGATCCGGCGTATCGCTTGCTTGGAACGGACGGATTGGCTGCGGACAAAATGCCTCCGGTCAACAAGCTGATCAACAGCCGCATCGGCTACCGGATTCGTAGCGGTGGACACAACGTCTTGCCGAGCGATTGGGAAGCGTATCTCGACTTCGCCGACAAACAACTGCGCGGCAAGTAA
- a CDS encoding PhoH family protein produces the protein MIDHAGQQLPKLFVLDTNVLLHDAKSFRNFVDNDVVIPITVLEELDRFKKGNEDIHFQAREFLRQIDLLTGDILSEAGASLGEGCGKLRVVFCHEQDARLNRVFISDSPDNRILNTGLHLQRTAPDRRVILISKDTNLRMKAKSLGLQAQDYINDKIESFDKLYTGRRIVEDISTEQIDRFFQNGGAVNAVDFPEVQQPTANENFVLRNGSKSVLATFNAGNQVLQRVEKFAPYGIKPRNAEQLFAIKALLDDDIKLVTLAGKAGTGKTILALASALECSSSYRQILLARPVVPLSNKDLGYLPGDISAKLDPYMQPLFDNLSVIRHQFGENDKQAQKINRMLEMEKLVITPLAYIRGRSLQRMYMIVDEAQNLTPHEVKTIITRAGEGTKVILTGDVQQIDHPYLDSLSNGLSYLINRMVGQPLYAHISLEKGERSDLADLASELL, from the coding sequence ATGATTGATCACGCGGGCCAACAGCTTCCTAAGCTGTTTGTGCTGGACACCAATGTCCTTCTTCACGACGCCAAGAGTTTCCGTAATTTCGTCGACAATGATGTCGTCATCCCCATTACGGTTCTGGAAGAGCTGGACCGATTCAAAAAAGGAAATGAAGACATTCATTTCCAAGCTCGCGAGTTCCTCCGCCAAATCGACCTCCTGACCGGCGATATTCTATCGGAAGCCGGCGCCTCTCTAGGCGAAGGATGCGGCAAGCTGCGAGTGGTCTTCTGCCACGAACAAGACGCCCGACTCAATCGCGTCTTTATCTCCGATTCGCCCGACAATCGCATTCTCAACACGGGACTTCATCTGCAACGTACCGCGCCCGATCGACGCGTGATCCTCATTTCCAAAGACACCAACCTGCGGATGAAAGCGAAGAGCCTGGGTTTGCAAGCCCAAGACTATATCAACGACAAGATTGAGAGTTTCGACAAGCTCTACACCGGACGACGAATCGTCGAAGACATTTCGACCGAACAGATTGATCGTTTCTTTCAAAATGGCGGCGCCGTCAACGCCGTCGATTTTCCGGAGGTGCAACAACCGACCGCCAATGAGAATTTCGTGCTCCGCAACGGCTCCAAATCGGTGTTGGCAACATTTAACGCCGGCAACCAAGTCTTGCAACGCGTCGAAAAGTTCGCCCCCTACGGCATCAAGCCGCGCAACGCCGAACAGCTGTTCGCCATCAAGGCGCTGCTCGACGACGACATAAAGCTCGTGACCCTGGCCGGCAAGGCTGGCACCGGCAAGACGATCCTGGCGCTCGCGTCGGCGCTGGAATGCTCTTCCAGCTATCGCCAGATTTTGCTCGCTCGTCCGGTCGTGCCCCTCTCCAACAAGGACCTTGGCTATCTGCCGGGCGACATTTCCGCCAAGCTCGATCCCTACATGCAGCCGCTGTTTGACAACCTCTCGGTGATCCGACATCAGTTCGGCGAGAACGATAAACAGGCGCAAAAAATCAATCGCATGCTGGAGATGGAGAAGCTGGTAATCACGCCGCTCGCCTACATCCGCGGCCGCAGCTTGCAGCGGATGTACATGATCGTTGATGAAGCGCAGAACCTTACCCCACATGAGGTGAAGACGATCATCACCCGCGCCGGCGAAGGGACCAAAGTGATTTTGACCGGCGACGTCCAGCAGATCGATCATCCGTATCTGGATTCGCTTTCCAACGGATTGTCGTACCTGATCAACCGCATGGTGGGACAACCGCTGTACGCCCATATTAGCCTGGAAAAGGGGGAACGGTCCGACCTGGCGGATCTGGCAAGCGAACTGCTCTAG
- a CDS encoding FHIPEP family type III secretion protein yields the protein MDYSSILSRYIGREVCVSTFGHIKLRGEVAAIYDDCVRLINASTQGDAEEISWNVDSDHGQEALVHFHHIVAISCGDEELLDIPVVPDHDKPSWFQEAEQREKVDLPTTDKLDPWRTYLDLDRLSLEVGESLVSIIAPESKDILDRITAVRCQLADSLGILVPNIRMCDNRQLGDNEYRFLIDENEIARARFGPGRYIALDMGTSTETLDGTPGVDPTFGGPGIWIRADQQREAEKAGYLVIEPGMLLVTHLQETLRRFASELLTLDDVRNLIELQRDSQSAEVEELRASPLSLSTIHAVLVRLLEEQVSIKNFPRILETLVRHGSRTGDIELLVAAVRVRLGRQICQRYLDRDGRVHAIGLEPELEERLLELNDAGAGRKARPWVERLVDNLVDSFQQSEEQQQPTALVTSIDLRSHLWRLMSTNLPRVSVLSFAEIPRNTDIYWEMRVSGDDIGLPEGSARSSGGAKPYAKAAHLMESLGDKMPRQPR from the coding sequence ATGGACTACTCCTCGATTCTTTCGCGATATATCGGCCGAGAGGTTTGCGTCTCCACCTTTGGACATATCAAGCTCCGCGGCGAAGTCGCGGCCATCTACGACGACTGCGTTCGCCTGATTAACGCCAGTACGCAGGGGGACGCTGAGGAAATCTCGTGGAACGTCGACAGCGATCATGGCCAAGAGGCGCTCGTCCACTTTCACCACATCGTGGCGATCAGCTGCGGCGACGAAGAACTGCTCGACATCCCGGTCGTACCGGACCATGACAAGCCGTCTTGGTTTCAGGAAGCGGAACAGCGCGAGAAAGTGGATCTGCCGACCACCGACAAGCTCGACCCGTGGCGCACCTACCTCGATCTGGACCGGCTCTCGCTGGAAGTCGGAGAGTCGTTGGTTTCGATCATCGCCCCCGAGTCGAAAGACATTCTCGATCGGATCACCGCGGTCCGTTGCCAGCTGGCCGACTCGCTCGGAATTCTCGTCCCCAACATTCGGATGTGCGACAATCGCCAACTAGGCGACAACGAGTACCGCTTTCTCATCGACGAAAACGAAATCGCCCGCGCCCGGTTCGGCCCGGGACGCTACATCGCGCTCGACATGGGGACGTCGACCGAAACGCTGGACGGCACGCCGGGCGTCGATCCGACCTTTGGCGGACCTGGCATTTGGATTCGAGCCGATCAGCAGCGCGAGGCGGAAAAAGCGGGCTACCTGGTGATCGAACCGGGCATGCTGCTGGTAACGCATCTGCAAGAGACGCTGCGTCGGTTCGCCTCCGAGTTGTTGACGCTGGATGACGTTCGCAACCTGATCGAACTGCAGCGCGACTCGCAGTCGGCCGAGGTCGAAGAGTTGCGGGCCAGCCCACTCTCGTTGTCGACCATTCATGCGGTCCTGGTACGTCTGCTAGAAGAGCAGGTCTCGATCAAGAACTTCCCCCGCATTCTGGAAACGCTGGTCCGTCATGGTTCGCGTACCGGCGACATCGAGCTCTTGGTCGCCGCGGTCCGCGTTCGTTTGGGTCGGCAGATTTGCCAACGTTATCTCGATCGGGATGGTCGCGTCCATGCGATCGGGCTGGAGCCGGAGTTGGAAGAACGGCTGCTCGAGTTGAACGATGCCGGCGCCGGGCGAAAAGCTCGCCCATGGGTTGAGCGACTGGTCGACAACCTGGTCGACAGCTTCCAGCAATCAGAAGAGCAACAACAGCCGACCGCCCTGGTCACGTCGATTGATCTCCGCAGCCATCTATGGCGGTTGATGTCGACCAACCTGCCGCGGGTTTCGGTCTTGAGCTTTGCCGAGATCCCTCGCAACACCGACATTTATTGGGAAATGCGGGTCTCAGGCGACGACATTGGCCTGCCGGAAGGAAGTGCCCGAAGTAGCGGCGGCGCCAAGCCGTATGCCAAAGCGGCGCACCTGATGGAGTCGCTCGGCGACAAGATGCCGCGGCAGCCTCGCTAG
- a CDS encoding YihY/virulence factor BrkB family protein produces the protein MQHSSNRDSDVYAACIAFYVYMWMLLAGIVFFATARTLVRESITEQDLRVELRSWIASESSAETAESFMSFIREGARSDTAVIGFGLMGLLLLGATAFAWLERAFSRIFDLEYPSSETWRQLLWRIVFYRLRAYVFVMVLGFIGVAALALLFAWKQFLIRSDSTWGLSVFLPSQYGASLLFNWILITLIFWQLPRTSVSFWHALRGALLCTIMWEICRIPIDIFVVTGKMSTFGMIGFLIASMLWLYYAIWIVLFGCAYVRFLAEPYPPASESAQ, from the coding sequence ATGCAGCATTCGTCCAACCGTGATTCGGACGTATATGCAGCCTGCATTGCGTTTTACGTCTACATGTGGATGCTGCTGGCCGGGATCGTCTTCTTTGCCACCGCACGGACATTAGTACGCGAATCGATCACCGAGCAAGATTTGCGGGTCGAGCTGCGAAGCTGGATCGCGTCGGAAAGCTCGGCAGAAACCGCCGAAAGCTTCATGAGCTTCATTCGCGAAGGCGCCCGCAGCGATACCGCGGTGATCGGTTTTGGCCTGATGGGACTGCTGCTGCTCGGGGCGACAGCGTTCGCCTGGCTTGAGCGGGCCTTCTCTCGGATCTTCGACCTCGAATATCCCTCCAGCGAGACCTGGCGACAGCTCTTGTGGAGGATCGTGTTTTATCGGCTCAGGGCGTACGTCTTTGTGATGGTGCTGGGGTTCATCGGCGTTGCCGCCCTGGCGCTGCTGTTCGCCTGGAAGCAGTTCTTGATCCGGAGCGACTCGACCTGGGGACTGTCGGTCTTCCTCCCCTCGCAATACGGGGCCAGTCTGCTGTTCAACTGGATCTTGATCACGCTGATCTTTTGGCAACTTCCGCGGACCAGCGTCAGCTTTTGGCACGCCCTCCGCGGGGCGCTCCTCTGCACCATCATGTGGGAAATCTGCCGAATCCCGATCGACATCTTCGTCGTCACCGGCAAGATGTCGACGTTTGGGATGATTGGCTTTTTGATCGCCAGTATGCTCTGGCTGTACTATGCGATTTGGATCGTCTTATTTGGCTGCGCGTATGTTCGCTTTCTGGCGGAACCCTATCCGCCGGCATCCGAGTCGGCGCAATAG
- a CDS encoding Spy/CpxP family protein refolding chaperone — MNVWKKQWFACLTAVCLVAAMAQISVAQGPGGGRGGRGPGGPGGRGGFGMNATALLGNEQVQTYLALTEDQKEELQTISEESRSAMREMFQGGRDDEDREARREKMTKMMAENAEKTVDVLTDAQKEKLVAIMLKSDLAGALNDSMVKAELGISDAQAEEINEARQEAFGEMREMFAELRDASPEERQEKMTEFREAMQEKVNGALTAEQQAKIKKLIAIDFELDRSQMRGPGGRGQGGPQGQRGQRGQRGQRGPGGPRGGDNAEADDDAI, encoded by the coding sequence ATGAACGTGTGGAAGAAGCAGTGGTTTGCCTGCCTGACGGCAGTTTGCCTAGTTGCCGCGATGGCCCAAATCAGCGTCGCCCAAGGTCCGGGCGGTGGTCGCGGCGGTCGTGGACCTGGCGGACCTGGCGGACGCGGCGGTTTCGGAATGAACGCGACGGCGCTGCTGGGCAACGAGCAAGTTCAGACCTACCTGGCTCTGACCGAAGATCAAAAAGAAGAGCTGCAAACGATCAGCGAAGAATCGCGTTCGGCGATGCGTGAAATGTTCCAAGGCGGCCGCGACGACGAAGATCGCGAAGCTCGTCGCGAAAAGATGACGAAGATGATGGCCGAAAACGCCGAAAAGACCGTCGACGTTCTGACCGACGCCCAAAAGGAAAAGTTGGTCGCCATCATGTTGAAATCGGATCTGGCTGGCGCCCTGAACGACTCGATGGTCAAAGCCGAACTCGGCATCTCGGACGCCCAGGCTGAAGAGATCAACGAAGCTCGCCAGGAAGCGTTTGGCGAAATGCGGGAAATGTTCGCCGAGCTGCGTGACGCTTCGCCCGAAGAACGCCAGGAAAAGATGACCGAATTCCGCGAAGCGATGCAGGAAAAGGTCAACGGCGCCCTGACCGCCGAACAACAGGCCAAGATCAAAAAGTTGATCGCCATCGACTTTGAACTCGATCGCTCGCAGATGCGTGGCCCGGGTGGTCGTGGCCAAGGTGGCCCGCAAGGCCAACGTGGACAGCGCGGCCAACGTGGCCAACGTGGACCCGGCGGTCCGCGTGGCGGTGACAACGCCGAAGCGGACGACGACGCGATCTAG
- a CDS encoding FxsA family protein — protein MLGILLILFILVPFVELTLLLFLASATDPLFTLALVVVTGVIGSMLAKSQGFATYRKIQAEFSSGRMPTDSLFDAVLIFVAGVLLITPGILTDMTGFSLLIPFLRTPIKAWLIAWGKKHFHVTTNATVDGFATSASSASQTPQPGSSEILESYVVESRKED, from the coding sequence GTGCTGGGTATCCTCTTAATCCTGTTCATCCTGGTTCCTTTCGTCGAGCTGACGCTGCTGCTGTTTTTGGCCAGCGCGACCGATCCGCTGTTTACGCTGGCCCTGGTTGTCGTGACCGGCGTCATCGGATCGATGCTAGCAAAGAGCCAGGGATTTGCGACCTATCGAAAAATCCAAGCCGAGTTTTCCAGCGGCCGCATGCCGACCGACTCGCTGTTTGACGCCGTGTTGATCTTCGTGGCCGGCGTGCTGCTGATCACGCCAGGCATATTGACCGACATGACCGGTTTTTCGCTGCTGATCCCTTTCCTACGCACCCCGATCAAAGCTTGGCTGATCGCGTGGGGAAAAAAGCACTTTCACGTTACGACCAACGCCACCGTCGACGGGTTCGCCACCTCGGCCTCATCCGCTTCGCAGACGCCGCAGCCCGGCAGCAGCGAGATCCTGGAGTCGTACGTGGTAGAGTCGCGAAAAGAAGACTAG
- a CDS encoding serine/threonine-protein kinase, translated as MKASEELSLRKTRPPREIPGYSIERFLGSGAYGEVWFAIAANTGRQVAIKFYNHRASLEDSLIAREVEKLVFLSADRYVVQLLDVGWDSDPPYYIMEYVESGSLEDLLKRNGPLPPDRAVEIFQDIVVGLLHAHAKGILHCDLKPANILLDQDGKARLADFGQSRLSHEQKPALGTLFYMAPEQAELNAVPDVSWDVYALGSILFTMLTGNPPFRSANAIGQIDSAASLTARLDRYRQCIEQAEMPVAHRDVPGVDRELIDIIDQQLAVDRKRRFANVQAVLDALQARQRNRDRRALVWLGMIAPAVLLAIMLGFGFWGYSQAVGDSAKALASKSWVSNQFAAELAATNVAHDIESLFDDAERFADRPDVLATLQATLENAELKDLLKQLRDPNLDMARRAELVHQFQEHPARESLQDLVIQRWAEGNGRYASWFLLDKYGFHIASSAGKAVDSPVGGYYGYRSYFHGGEEDFDHPAIDPRYHASVPPPNGIYPTATDDSHLSAVFLSTASNTWKCAISAPIRVDGETIAVASLTINVGNFPRFEGSPQQFAVLVDERPGPQGGMILQHPLFDELLQHESRLPDQFCEDSNLRVQVDALADQEVYDYIDPLSHDPAGAELAGPWIAATESVKITPGNETEPRSTGLVVLVQEKQDSAVGPIHSLGKKLATAGVSAMAIIAAVAGLMWGIVLRSGSRGRSGRFHGSGASATPIHDQATIILPKNR; from the coding sequence ATGAAGGCTTCGGAGGAATTGAGCCTCCGCAAGACGCGTCCCCCCCGGGAAATCCCCGGGTACTCGATCGAGCGATTTCTCGGATCGGGGGCCTACGGTGAGGTCTGGTTCGCCATCGCCGCCAACACCGGACGACAGGTCGCGATCAAATTTTACAATCATCGGGCGTCGCTGGAGGACAGTTTGATCGCCCGAGAGGTCGAAAAGCTCGTTTTTCTTTCGGCTGATCGCTACGTGGTGCAGTTGCTGGACGTCGGTTGGGATTCGGATCCGCCCTACTACATCATGGAGTATGTCGAAAGCGGCTCGCTGGAAGACCTGCTCAAACGCAATGGCCCGTTGCCGCCTGATCGCGCGGTCGAGATCTTCCAGGATATCGTCGTCGGTTTGCTGCATGCCCATGCGAAGGGGATTTTGCACTGTGATTTGAAGCCCGCCAACATCTTGCTCGATCAGGATGGCAAGGCCCGGCTGGCCGACTTCGGCCAATCGCGACTTTCGCACGAACAGAAGCCGGCTCTCGGGACCTTGTTTTATATGGCGCCAGAGCAAGCCGAGCTGAACGCCGTACCGGACGTCAGCTGGGACGTTTACGCGCTTGGCTCGATCTTGTTCACGATGTTGACCGGCAATCCGCCGTTTCGCAGCGCTAACGCGATCGGGCAGATTGACTCCGCCGCCAGTCTGACGGCCCGGCTCGATCGCTATCGCCAATGTATTGAGCAGGCCGAAATGCCGGTCGCCCATCGGGACGTGCCAGGCGTCGATCGCGAGTTGATCGACATTATCGACCAGCAACTGGCGGTTGACCGCAAGCGACGCTTTGCCAACGTTCAGGCGGTGCTGGATGCGCTGCAGGCGCGACAACGGAACCGCGATCGCCGCGCCTTGGTCTGGTTGGGCATGATTGCGCCCGCCGTCTTGCTGGCGATCATGCTGGGGTTTGGCTTTTGGGGGTATTCACAGGCGGTTGGCGATTCGGCGAAGGCGCTCGCCTCGAAGAGCTGGGTCAGTAATCAATTTGCGGCAGAGCTGGCCGCCACCAATGTAGCCCATGATATCGAATCGCTGTTTGACGATGCTGAGCGTTTCGCCGACCGACCGGACGTGCTCGCCACGCTCCAGGCGACCTTGGAAAACGCCGAGCTAAAAGATCTGCTGAAGCAGCTACGCGACCCGAACTTGGATATGGCGCGACGGGCCGAACTGGTTCATCAGTTCCAAGAGCATCCCGCCCGCGAGTCGCTGCAGGACTTGGTGATCCAGCGCTGGGCGGAAGGCAACGGACGTTACGCCAGCTGGTTCCTACTCGACAAATATGGATTTCACATCGCTTCGTCCGCCGGCAAGGCGGTCGATTCGCCGGTCGGCGGTTACTACGGGTATCGCTCATATTTTCATGGCGGCGAAGAGGATTTCGACCATCCGGCGATTGATCCGCGCTATCATGCGTCAGTGCCGCCGCCGAATGGGATTTATCCGACGGCGACCGACGACTCGCATCTGTCGGCGGTCTTTTTAAGTACCGCCAGCAACACCTGGAAATGCGCAATTTCGGCGCCGATTCGGGTTGATGGGGAGACGATCGCGGTGGCGTCGTTGACGATCAATGTCGGCAATTTCCCTCGGTTTGAAGGTTCGCCCCAGCAGTTTGCGGTGCTGGTCGACGAGCGCCCAGGGCCGCAAGGCGGGATGATCTTGCAGCATCCTCTGTTTGATGAGTTGCTGCAGCACGAGAGCCGCCTGCCCGATCAGTTCTGCGAAGACTCGAACCTGCGCGTGCAGGTCGATGCGTTGGCCGACCAGGAAGTATACGACTACATCGACCCGTTATCGCATGATCCCGCCGGGGCTGAGTTGGCTGGTCCTTGGATCGCCGCGACTGAGTCCGTAAAGATCACGCCGGGCAACGAGACCGAGCCGCGCTCAACGGGGCTAGTCGTATTAGTGCAAGAAAAGCAGGATTCGGCGGTCGGACCGATCCATTCGCTTGGTAAGAAGCTGGCGACGGCCGGCGTCAGCGCCATGGCGATCATCGCCGCGGTCGCCGGTTTGATGTGGGGAATTGTACTGCGGAGCGGGTCGCGAGGACGGAGCGGACGATTTCATGGAAGTGGCGCCAGTGCGACGCCGATCCATGATCAGGCGACGATTATCTTGCCAAAGAATCGTTGA